The genomic region TGACAGGACGTGAGGATGAgcctcactgtcctcactttcacaaaatgtccttgcAGCCTGAACAAAGCACTTTACCCTAAGCAGTTACAGCCTGAACTTAACCTTAGAATTTGGGTTCTGCCtcaataggaccaggttttggtccctaTGAGAACAACCagttctgacaaggtcagtgtttgtgccagaaaaggtgGTTAggggtaacaaatacacacacagagacaaacagaggcagTGTGAGGCCGGTTCTGGCTCTGGACTGCTGCTGCAGTTACTCTTTGTTTCGTAGGAAAAAGTTGAACTGAAGTCACAAACAACTAattcctctctctccactcaacaacaacaaacccacacacacacgcacagtttaTGCTTTATCTCTATTTACATTCTCAGCTGATTCCGTCTGCGCTCAGTCAGGACATGGGAGTTTTCTCCAGTTGCTTGGACATCTTTGGTCCCAGTTGAGCAGCACTGTGGTGACCCTCACATTCCTCTCGGCTGTCAAACTTGTTAGCTTCTCAAGAGAAAAGTTCTGGTTCCCACCCTGGTTTTGTTGTAAAACTACATACCCCTACTTGTCCGGCCTTCTCCCCTTTCCTCGGAACCCGTACGTCAGTTTTTATTAAAGCCTCATATTTGTGCCACCCACTCGTTTCTTGTTGATACGAGACAATCTGCTGCATGACGAGTCAAAGGCTTCACAGTTGCAATGACGCTGGGTGTCGAACCCTCAGTAACCTTTTGGTGCAAAttgaaatgtgttaattaaCTCGCCTTTGCTGTGATTTATTTCTGACTTTGGCTCGTCTCTGTGAAGCTCTACTCCAGACAACACATCCTCTGATGTCTCTCACTCATCGCACCACAAAGAGGGATATCCGTGCGTCTTCTAGGGATTCTTGTAATATCAAATCATATTGTCTGTTCCTCTGatatttctccctctctgcagcCTCCATTCCTTTCTTTGCATGTGAGCTGAAGGCAGTGAGTCCTTACAGAAGAGGCTTCATGTGTGGGGACCCCAGCATCACCTATCCTTATCTGCCACAAGAGGCCATACCAGATGAGTTACTCATCGCTGGCGGCATCATCATCACCGGCGTCACAGTGAGTACATATTAATTCACCGATCACACCGTGTCACGGTGCGCTGAGAACGAGGACGACTGTACAATAGCTGTTCCATGTACGTGCTCACCTCCAGATCGCCCTTGGGGAGTGTTACAGGGTGCGTTTCCAAGGCGTCAGCTCCAAGGCCTTCGTCACAAACTTGTACGTGTCCCGTCTGTACAAGGAGCTGGGTTGTTTCCTGTTTGGCTGCTGCGTCGGCCAATCACTGACCAATATGGCCAAACTGAGCGTGGGGCGGCTGCGGCCGCACTTCCTGTCCGTGTGCGGTGTCACCTATGCGTCACTCAACTGCACACCGGGGAGCTACGTTGCGACAGTGAGCTGCCGGCAGTCTGATCACCGGTCAGAGGAAGAGGCAAGGTACTGTATGTCAGCGGTGGATTTTTCCCTTCAGATATCGTTGATTTTGAATATTTACCtgttgctgggtttttttctaaTAACTCCTCTAAACATGGGTGAAAACAATGATAGCGTCAGTCGTGACACTTGCTCCTGTTAGAgcaactgttagcaaagatggcggacacagtttacattctgggaatgaggtcccgccccctaacgagtgtggaattagcgttgcagtttcaagcctcggaccaagtgtcactggtgggcacgtaacgatatttctcgactcaggggaaactgacgTTGAGAagcacaatatttaaaaaatactacccaTATTCTAGTAGTGTTCATTTAAGGCCCTTTTAATGTCCCAACTTCAAAATATTTACATGtggaaaaaatacacaaaaatatacAAGACATATACAAGAAAGTAAAGAACAGTTCTCCAATAACTCATAACAAAAATCCATAGCAGAATACCAATATTAATCTGATGCAGTCATCTCTTAAATCACTAAAgcttttaacaacacatttgcacTCATTGAAAACcggccatttcaaaaacacaatgttccaactataaaataaatattcagcTCCTCTAAAGAAGCCCACGTCTTTACAGTCAGTAATTACTGGAGCATTcatatgtattgtattgtttttttgtttgtttttactcgatccagtgattttgaccagtattggaccaataGTGTGAGTGAATATCATACGGCATCAACTGTATGTGatgtcatttatgtttttatgaaaatatgaaaaaaaatgtaattgctcttttgtgtgtttcttgctCATTTTTTTGCAGGAAGTCCTTCTTCTCAGGCCACGCTTCCTTTGCCATGTACACAATGCTCTATTTAGCAGTGAGTATTTCTATCAGTCtattcctctctctcacacacacacacacacacacacacacacacatactggcaAACCCAATTTACTGTCTCTCCAATTTCCAATAACTATTTCTctatgaaaagagagagaatgaaacaGGGACCCATCTCAGCCCAGTTAGCTGCAAAAAAGACTGAGCatgaaagaggagagggagagcgaaatggggagagaaagagaacgagagaaagagagggagagagagaaggactgAATGGAGGAATGGGATAAACAGAGACAGCTTTGTTCTGCTGTGGGAGGAGTGTGACCTCGCCTCACCGCCTCACTGCTCTCCTctattgtgtgaatgtgttagTGTGTAAGAGCCTGCATTTATATGTGTTTATCAAAGCCTGCGTTTGTACATGCAAGTGCCTGCatatgacagtgtgtgtgtgtgtgtgtgtgtgtgtatctgcagtgGTCTCCCCAACTGTCATGACTTCCTCATGTCACGATAGTGCTCGACGATCATTTTGGAAGGAGAATGACTTCATTAAGTTACGAGCAATTTACGAAGAGAGACGATCACCACcgtcaccaacacacacacgtgcatatatacagtacatatatatcattTGGTGCTAGATCATGTTTTTGTGAAGGACAGAGAATATGATTGGCATAATTGTGTCATCCATCAAACTATTTAACAgtcaatattacaatatttactaCTATATTAATTGTAAATATATAACTGAGCGGGGAAAGAAAGTTGAAAGAGGTGACTCAGCAGCAGAATGTAGACACAAGATGACTCAGTAGTTATgtatacactcactggccagtttattaggtacaaatgACCACCTAACagagtggcaggagtggcacgCGGTGTGTGTCCACAGATCTCCTTCGTGCTTTGGTTGTAACTCGTGATTATTTGAGTTGACGGTTGACTATCAGTCATCTCAAACCAGTGCTGGCcattctcctccttctcttttttttggaccaaTCTCTGTAAACCATAGAGATATATTTGAAAATCCCAGCAGAttagcagtttctgaaatactccaACAACCAAGAGTTACTTAAATTGCCTTTCTTCCCCATTATGTTGCTCGGTTTGAACTCAAGTTGCAACCTGTATGTGATGTCACCAATAAGAATCGGATCTCCACTCCCATTATGAAGTTTTGAGATCCATTCGCATACTGGTGTCCAGTACAAAATTGACAGAGTTGAGACTATGAACTCTTCTTTCTCCTTTCCAACCAGCAGAGCCACTCCCTGGTAAATTATTACCAACTGGTTAGCATCAACTGGTAAGACAGAAGACTACATCCACTTAGTTAAGTCACCTTAACCATGCCAACATGTCAAAAAGGGCCAGTATATGGAGTGTTCATCAAAATAGCAAGGAGATAATATTGATAAGATGCACTTGATCAAACCGAATTGTTAAGACTGCATTCTGTTCCGTGCATTAAATATCATTGTTTGTTGCAGTTTTATCTGCAGGCACGGTGGACTTGGCGAGGGGCTCGCCTGCTGAGACCTGCACTGCAGTTCTTCCTGGTTGTGCTCGCGTTCTACACAGGTTTGACTCGGATCTCAGATTACCGGCACCACCCGTCCGATGTGCTAACGGGCTACATACAGGGAGCCCTCACCGCTTACTGGGTGGTCAGTATACCCCGTCTGCCtgtatttttcttgttcatGTCCACGCCTCAGACATGTTCATCTTAAGTtggcctctgtctctgtgtccgtgTCTTCACAGGCCTTCCACATCTCATCCATGTTTAAAAGCTGCAGTCCAGATCTGTCTCCCACTGAGACCTTTAACGCCGCCTTGTCACCCCATCATTCTGTCTGCTAaacatcactcacacagaccTCTGTGGCACCAAGGCCCACCTGTGGCCCGCAGTCTGGTGCAGACAGACGAGAGATTGGAAGAATGCGAGGCCATTTCCTGTGAAGTCAAACCACATACCTCAGCGCTCAGAGTGAAGGAAAGAGATGGTGAGCGTTTGCCTGTGGCTCAAAAGAAAAGGACATACTACTGCGTATATGAACAGtgagaaaggagggagggaggatgctGAAAACTGTACCCACACTGCAGCTGGAGAGAC from Solea senegalensis isolate Sse05_10M linkage group LG6, IFAPA_SoseM_1, whole genome shotgun sequence harbors:
- the LOC122770678 gene encoding phospholipid phosphatase 3-like, with the translated sequence MFMLDGFGPQSGGVSASNAELHLKVADNHKSSPPAAAAAAAGMRMENSGGKKLLDISGAALSKRKLLVGLDLLCLFLASIPFFACELKAVSPYRRGFMCGDPSITYPYLPQEAIPDELLIAGGIIITGVTIALGECYRVRFQGVSSKAFVTNLYVSRLYKELGCFLFGCCVGQSLTNMAKLSVGRLRPHFLSVCGVTYASLNCTPGSYVATVSCRQSDHRSEEEARKSFFSGHASFAMYTMLYLAFYLQARWTWRGARLLRPALQFFLVVLAFYTGLTRISDYRHHPSDVLTGYIQGALTAYWVAFHISSMFKSCSPDLSPTETFNAALSPHHSVC